Proteins found in one Primulina eburnea isolate SZY01 chromosome 16, ASM2296580v1, whole genome shotgun sequence genomic segment:
- the LOC140816800 gene encoding phosphatidylinositol/phosphatidylcholine transfer protein SFH3-like — MEEQNSLTEMFNRRKLFGVNAVMKDFDFKELNEVQKYYPQGYHGVDKEGRPIYIERLGKLDVEKLMQVTTLDRYVKYQVLDYEKTHRVRFPACSISANRNINRNLVILDVEGVTFKSFTRPVQNVIMQLRKIYNDFYPETLSQMLIVNAGPGFRLLWSAIKCFLDPETASKIQVIGNKYRTKLLEMIDESELPDFLGGSCNCKLEGGCLRSDRGPWKDISIA; from the exons ATGGAGGAACAGAACTCGTTGACCGAGATGTTTAATAGGAGGAAACTTTTTGGTGTTAACGCTGTAATGAAG GACTTTGACTTTAAGGAATTGAATGAAGTTCAGAAATATTACCCTCAGGGCTATCACGGTGTAGACAAGGAAGGAAGACCAATCTACATTGAAAGATTGGGAAAGCTTGATGTGGAAAAATTGATGCAAGTCACCACTTTAGATCGATATGTCAAATACCAAGTCCTGGACTACGAGAAAACTCATAGGGTCAGGTTTCCTGCTTGCTCTATTTCTGCAAACAGAAACATTAACAGAAATTTGGTGATTCTGGATGTTGAAGGCGTG ACCTTTAAGAGTTTTACAAGACCTGTGCAAAATGTCATTATGCAGCTCCGCAAGATTTATAATGACTTTTACCCCGAA ACCCTTTCTCAAATGCTCATCGTAAATGCTGGCCCTGGCTTTAGATTACTTTGGAGCGCTATAAAATGCTTTCTTGACCCTGAAACAGCATCCAAGATTCAG GTCATTGGCAATAAGTATCGAACGAAATTGCTTGAAATGATTGATGAAAG CGAGCTTCCGGATTTTCTTGGTGGGAGCTGTAACTGTAAGCTTGAAGGAGGCTGCCTCAGGTCAGACAGAGGACCATGGAAAGACATATCTATTGCTTAG